From Eleftheria terrae, the proteins below share one genomic window:
- a CDS encoding methionine ABC transporter ATP-binding protein encodes MNTHAPPGVAGAATLIRLESVSKRYPLPGGLAFDAIRDIDLEIVQGEIFGLIGKSGAGKSTLLRLINLLERPDRGRVMVAGQALETLGKRELRLARQGMGMIFQQFNLLQNATVFDNVAFPLRLHGRRSAAGVEARVRECLQLVGLAEKAGSYPAQLSGGQKQRVAIARALAPRPAVLLCDEPTSALDADTTASVLDTLRQINQRLGVTVVIVTHELQVVQSLCTRVAVIEDGRLAEQFAVLPSATPRRTSLGRELSRRLGSAPAAAGAGTPAARPQPQKEWAHA; translated from the coding sequence ATGAACACCCATGCACCGCCCGGCGTCGCCGGCGCCGCCACGCTGATCCGGCTGGAGTCGGTCAGCAAGCGTTATCCGCTGCCCGGCGGCCTGGCCTTCGACGCCATCCGGGACATCGACCTGGAGATCGTCCAGGGCGAGATCTTCGGCCTCATCGGCAAGAGCGGGGCCGGCAAGTCCACGCTGCTGCGGCTGATCAACCTGCTGGAGCGGCCCGACCGCGGGCGCGTGATGGTCGCCGGCCAGGCGCTGGAGACGCTCGGCAAGCGCGAGCTGCGGCTGGCGCGCCAGGGCATGGGCATGATCTTCCAGCAGTTCAACCTGCTGCAGAACGCAACCGTGTTCGACAACGTCGCCTTCCCGTTGCGCCTGCACGGCCGCCGCAGCGCCGCCGGCGTCGAGGCGCGGGTGCGCGAGTGCCTGCAGCTGGTGGGCCTGGCCGAGAAGGCCGGCAGCTACCCGGCCCAGTTGTCCGGCGGGCAGAAGCAGCGGGTGGCCATTGCCCGCGCCCTGGCACCGCGCCCGGCGGTGCTGCTGTGCGACGAGCCCACCTCGGCACTGGACGCTGACACCACCGCCAGCGTGCTCGACACGCTGCGCCAGATCAACCAGCGCCTGGGCGTCACGGTGGTGATCGTCACCCACGAGCTGCAGGTGGTGCAGAGCCTGTGCACCCGCGTGGCGGTGATCGAGGACGGCCGCCTGGCCGAGCAGTTCGCCGTGCTGCCGAGCGCGACGCCCCGCCGCACCAGCCTGGGCCGCGAGCTGTCGCGCCGGCTGGGCAGCGCACCGGCCGCCGCCGGTGCGGGCACGCCAGCGGCACGCCCGCAGCCACAGAAGGAGTGGGCCCATGCCTGA
- a CDS encoding methionine ABC transporter permease, producing the protein MPENITALLPELWVASGQTLLMLAIGLCAAVLLGGPLGVLLFLLSPGQSLASRPLFAVLGWVVNTVRSFPFIILLVALVPLTRVIAGTSIGPLAAAVPLSFAAIAYFARLVEQNLREVPRGVIEAAHAMGASELQIVVRVLLLEARSGLVLALTVLAISFLSYSAVAGVVGGGGIGDLAIRYGYYRFQTDVMVLTVALLVVLVQLIQFGGNALARRLDKR; encoded by the coding sequence ATGCCTGAGAACATCACGGCCCTGCTGCCCGAGCTGTGGGTGGCCAGCGGCCAGACCCTGCTGATGCTGGCCATCGGCCTCTGCGCCGCTGTGCTGCTGGGCGGGCCGCTCGGCGTGCTGCTGTTCCTGCTCAGCCCCGGCCAGTCGCTGGCCAGCCGCCCGCTGTTCGCGGTGCTGGGCTGGGTGGTCAATACCGTGCGCTCCTTCCCCTTCATCATCCTGCTGGTGGCGCTGGTGCCGCTGACGCGGGTGATCGCCGGCACGTCCATCGGGCCGCTGGCGGCGGCGGTGCCGCTGTCCTTCGCCGCCATTGCGTACTTCGCGCGGCTGGTGGAGCAGAACCTGCGCGAGGTGCCGCGCGGCGTCATCGAGGCGGCACATGCGATGGGCGCGTCCGAGTTGCAGATCGTCGTGCGGGTGCTGTTGCTGGAGGCCCGCTCGGGCCTGGTGCTGGCGCTCACGGTGCTGGCCATCAGCTTCCTGTCGTACTCGGCGGTGGCCGGCGTGGTGGGCGGCGGCGGCATCGGCGACCTGGCCATCCGCTACGGCTACTACCGTTTCCAGACGGATGTGATGGTGCTCACCGTGGCACTGCTGGTGGTGCTGGTGCAGCTGATCCAGTTCGGCGGCAACGCCCTGGCGCGCCGGCTCGACAAGCGCTGA
- a CDS encoding thioredoxin domain-containing protein has product MHDEPAFDPAAGPASTPGLLAVCLCAGWCRLCDSYEATWEAAEAEWPGVAFRWIDIEDEADLLGDVDVEDFPTLLIVRDGEVRFFGTALPHADTLRRLLRSAQDAPPVPVEAEVTRLACQLVQEAQLGFSAPHHPSPAA; this is encoded by the coding sequence ATGCATGATGAGCCTGCTTTCGATCCCGCCGCCGGGCCCGCTTCCACCCCCGGGCTGCTGGCGGTTTGCCTGTGTGCCGGCTGGTGTCGGCTGTGCGACAGCTACGAGGCCACTTGGGAAGCCGCCGAGGCTGAATGGCCAGGCGTCGCCTTCCGCTGGATCGACATCGAGGACGAGGCCGACCTGCTCGGCGACGTCGATGTCGAAGACTTTCCCACCCTGCTGATCGTGCGCGACGGCGAGGTGCGCTTCTTCGGCACCGCGCTGCCGCATGCCGACACCTTGCGCCGCCTGCTGCGCAGCGCCCAGGACGCGCCGCCGGTGCCGGTGGAGGCCGAGGTCACCCGCCTGGCCTGCCAGCTGGTGCAGGAAGCCCAGCTCGGCTTCAGCGCGCCGCACCATCCCTCGCCGGCCGCATGA
- a CDS encoding MetQ/NlpA family ABC transporter substrate-binding protein, translating into MKIARRSLLALALAATTTALPALAQTKKELVIGTTAGPYADQLKLGIKPLLEKKGYRVKVVEFNDYVQPNFALAQGALDANAFQHIVYLTRFATEHQLALSELLKVPTAPIAIYSRKHKSLAELKPGATVALPNDPTNQARALVVLEQLGWLQLRAGYDPIRASEKDVAANPRQIRLLPLEAAQLPRALDDADYAFVNGNFALASGLKLTEALALEKTTPTYQNLVAVRTADKDQPWARDLAEAYRSREFLAVTERHFAGFVKTDYQQALLAGSGKQP; encoded by the coding sequence ATGAAGATCGCACGCCGCTCCCTGCTCGCCCTGGCGCTGGCCGCCACCACTACCGCGCTGCCCGCGCTGGCGCAAACCAAGAAGGAACTCGTGATCGGCACCACCGCCGGCCCCTATGCCGACCAGCTCAAGCTGGGCATCAAGCCGCTGCTGGAGAAGAAGGGCTACCGGGTGAAGGTGGTCGAGTTCAACGACTATGTGCAGCCCAACTTCGCACTGGCCCAGGGCGCGCTGGATGCCAACGCGTTCCAGCACATCGTCTACCTCACCCGCTTCGCCACCGAGCACCAGCTGGCGCTGAGCGAGCTGCTGAAGGTGCCGACCGCCCCCATCGCGATCTACAGCCGCAAGCACAAGAGCCTGGCCGAGCTGAAGCCGGGTGCCACCGTGGCCCTGCCCAACGACCCCACCAACCAGGCCCGCGCGCTGGTGGTGCTGGAGCAACTGGGCTGGCTGCAGCTGCGCGCGGGCTACGACCCGATCCGCGCGTCGGAAAAGGACGTGGCCGCCAACCCGCGCCAGATCCGCCTGCTGCCGCTGGAAGCGGCCCAGCTGCCACGCGCGCTGGACGACGCGGACTATGCCTTCGTCAACGGCAACTTCGCGCTCGCCTCCGGGCTGAAGCTGACCGAGGCACTGGCGCTGGAGAAGACCACGCCGACCTACCAGAACCTGGTGGCGGTGCGCACCGCCGACAAGGACCAGCCCTGGGCCAGGGACCTGGCCGAGGCCTACCGCTCGCGCGAGTTTCTCGCGGTCACCGAGCGGCACTTCGCCGGCTTCGTCAAGACCGACTACCAGCAGGCCTTGCTGGCCGGCAGCGGGAAGCAGCCATGA
- a CDS encoding LLM class flavin-dependent oxidoreductase, translated as MTTAKHGSRRPIRFNAFQMNAASHQSPGLWRHPRDHSHRYTRAEHWIELAQLLERGGFDAVFLADVLGVYDVYEGSAAAALRGGVQVPLNDPLALVPLMAQATRTLGFAVTCTLSYEHPFPFARRLSTLDHLSGGRIGWNIVTGYLDSAARNLGLPRQDSHDNRYELAEEYMEVVYKLWEHSWEDGAVRRDAAGRVYTDPARVHPIAHQGRHFRVPGFHLCEPSPQRTPVLFQAGTSTRGVAFAARHAECVFVSGPSRAVVARQVQALRAAVAQQGRDPASLLLYAQALVITGETEAIARAKHQDCLAHVDVEAALALLSGWTGVDFSRWPPDATLEYLDTDAGRSALASFTQADPGRRWTVEEAAAFIGLGGRGPVLVGDPVQVADELEAWLDDTGIDGFNLAFAVAHETMEDIVTLVVPELRRRGRYRQDEAGGATLRERLFGRGPRLPVGHVARQLGRPAAAPVAAPAPVAA; from the coding sequence ATGACCACCGCCAAGCATGGCAGCCGGCGGCCGATCCGCTTCAACGCCTTCCAGATGAACGCGGCCAGCCACCAGTCGCCCGGACTGTGGCGGCATCCGCGCGACCACTCCCACCGATACACCCGCGCCGAGCACTGGATCGAGCTGGCGCAGCTGCTGGAGCGCGGTGGCTTCGACGCCGTCTTCCTGGCCGACGTGCTCGGCGTGTACGACGTCTACGAAGGCAGCGCCGCCGCGGCGCTGCGTGGCGGCGTGCAGGTGCCGCTGAACGACCCGCTGGCGCTGGTGCCGCTGATGGCGCAGGCCACCCGCACGCTGGGCTTTGCCGTCACTTGCACGCTGAGCTACGAGCATCCCTTTCCCTTCGCCCGCCGCCTCTCGACGCTGGACCACCTGAGCGGCGGCCGCATCGGCTGGAACATCGTCACCGGCTACCTCGACAGCGCCGCCCGCAACCTGGGCCTGCCCCGGCAGGACAGCCACGACAACCGCTACGAGCTGGCCGAGGAATACATGGAGGTGGTCTACAAGCTCTGGGAACACAGCTGGGAGGACGGCGCCGTGCGGCGCGACGCAGCCGGCCGCGTCTATACCGACCCGGCCCGCGTGCACCCCATCGCCCACCAGGGCCGGCACTTCCGCGTGCCGGGCTTCCACCTGTGCGAGCCATCGCCGCAGCGCACGCCGGTGCTGTTCCAGGCCGGCACCTCGACGCGCGGCGTCGCCTTCGCGGCCCGGCATGCCGAGTGCGTGTTCGTCAGCGGGCCGAGCCGCGCGGTGGTGGCGCGGCAGGTGCAGGCGCTGCGGGCGGCGGTGGCGCAGCAGGGGCGCGACCCGGCCTCGCTGCTGCTGTATGCGCAGGCGCTCGTCATCACCGGCGAGACCGAGGCCATCGCCCGTGCCAAGCACCAGGACTGCCTCGCCCATGTGGACGTGGAAGCCGCGCTCGCCCTGCTGTCCGGCTGGACCGGCGTGGACTTCTCGCGCTGGCCGCCCGATGCCACCCTGGAGTACCTGGACACCGATGCCGGGCGCAGCGCGCTGGCCTCCTTCACCCAGGCCGACCCCGGGCGGCGCTGGACGGTCGAGGAGGCGGCCGCCTTCATCGGCCTGGGCGGCCGCGGCCCGGTGCTGGTGGGTGACCCGGTGCAGGTGGCCGACGAGCTCGAAGCATGGCTGGACGACACCGGCATCGACGGCTTCAACCTCGCCTTCGCGGTGGCGCACGAGACGATGGAAGACATCGTCACGCTGGTGGTGCCGGAGCTGCGGCGACGCGGCCGCTACCGCCAGGACGAGGCGGGCGGTGCCACGCTGCGCGAACGGCTCTTCGGCCGCGGGCCGCGGCTGCCGGTGGGGCATGTGGCCCGGCAGCTCGGCCGCCCGGCTGCAGCGCCAGTCGCCGCGCCGGCACCGGTCGCCGCCTGA
- a CDS encoding efflux transporter outer membrane subunit, whose protein sequence is MHKHNNDLRPAPGGPARFPRLAPLLFAALVLAGCATPQAIDPAALPAVPAAFKEADARWTVAAPADTQDRGAWWQLFADPVLDDLARRAAAQNADLQLAAARLAQARALLRSSEANRRPQLGLQAGAARQAEPGARGVAETAINVGATFSYELDLAGRLSASARAATLDAQAREALLQSTRLMVQADVAQAYLALRALDSERRLVRDTAGAYRDTLRLTERRYEAGDVAELDVARVRTELASTEAEAVALDRRRAELEHAIAVLVGEPASGFALADLSASGNLPPSAEPPQVPPGLPSTVLARRPDVAAAQRGLMAAQERVGIARAAWFPSLSLTANGGHASSELSDLFKWSARAWGVGALLSLPVFDGGRREAGVQSAQAELDAALASYRQQVLVAFREVEDQLSGLRLLAQQSQLQQQAVESASRATALSASRYRNGLVSQLELLDAQRSELRNRRQALVVRAAQDQATVGLVRALGGGWEAAPAGSVNPATAPG, encoded by the coding sequence ATGCACAAGCACAACAACGACCTTCGCCCGGCGCCCGGCGGCCCGGCGCGCTTCCCGCGGCTGGCGCCGCTGCTGTTCGCGGCCCTGGTGCTGGCCGGCTGCGCCACGCCGCAGGCGATCGACCCGGCCGCGCTGCCGGCCGTGCCCGCGGCGTTCAAGGAAGCCGACGCCCGCTGGACCGTGGCGGCCCCGGCCGACACCCAGGACCGTGGCGCCTGGTGGCAGCTGTTCGCCGACCCGGTGCTGGACGACCTGGCCCGCCGCGCCGCTGCGCAGAACGCCGACCTGCAGCTGGCCGCCGCCCGGCTCGCCCAGGCCCGGGCCCTGCTGCGCAGCAGCGAAGCCAACCGCCGCCCGCAGCTGGGGCTGCAGGCCGGCGCCGCGCGCCAGGCCGAGCCCGGCGCGCGTGGCGTGGCGGAGACGGCAATCAACGTCGGCGCCACCTTCTCGTATGAGCTGGACCTGGCCGGCCGGCTGTCGGCCTCGGCCCGCGCCGCCACGCTCGACGCCCAGGCCCGCGAGGCCCTGCTGCAGAGCACGCGGCTGATGGTGCAGGCCGACGTGGCGCAGGCCTACCTGGCGCTGCGCGCGCTCGACAGCGAACGCCGCCTGGTGCGCGACACGGCAGGCGCCTACCGCGACACGCTGCGCCTGACGGAACGGCGCTACGAGGCCGGCGACGTGGCCGAGCTGGACGTGGCCCGCGTGCGCACCGAGCTGGCCTCCACCGAGGCCGAGGCGGTCGCGCTGGACCGCCGCCGTGCCGAGCTGGAGCACGCCATTGCGGTGCTGGTGGGCGAGCCGGCATCGGGCTTCGCGCTGGCCGACCTGTCGGCCAGCGGCAACCTGCCGCCCAGCGCCGAGCCGCCGCAGGTGCCACCGGGCCTGCCGTCCACCGTGCTGGCGCGGCGGCCCGACGTGGCGGCCGCGCAGCGGGGCCTGATGGCGGCCCAGGAGCGGGTCGGCATCGCGCGCGCCGCCTGGTTCCCCAGCCTGAGCCTCACGGCCAACGGCGGGCATGCGTCCAGCGAGCTGTCCGACCTCTTCAAGTGGTCGGCCCGCGCCTGGGGTGTGGGTGCGCTGCTGTCACTGCCGGTCTTCGACGGCGGCCGGCGCGAGGCCGGCGTGCAAAGCGCCCAGGCCGAGCTGGACGCGGCGCTGGCGAGCTACCGGCAGCAGGTGCTGGTGGCCTTCCGCGAAGTGGAAGACCAGCTCTCCGGCCTGCGGCTGCTGGCCCAGCAGTCACAGCTGCAGCAGCAGGCGGTGGAATCAGCCTCCCGGGCAACCGCGTTGTCGGCTTCGCGCTACCGCAACGGCCTGGTCAGCCAGCTGGAGCTGCTGGACGCGCAACGCAGCGAGCTGCGCAACCGCCGCCAGGCCCTGGTGGTGCGCGCCGCTCAGGACCAGGCCACCGTGGGGCTGGTGCGCGCGCTGGGTGGCGGCTGGGAGGCCGCGCCGGCCGGCAGCGTGAACCCGGCGACCGCACCGGGCTGA
- a CDS encoding ImpA family metalloprotease has protein sequence MTPFISPSAPTPAARGRPHPSLRLALSMAALLLLHACGGGSSDSQDGASSHAGGSAGSTAPRPGAADPRDTALDAALASGDASALTDPAFVATRLRVRMQFVAAAQDARLKSLLEGVSSEYQPGAQSHWVQPANIELAQPYIVGDKGRQLASLSLAEGGRSAGYGVQVLEQLRSGSNLAHAPALARLVRWLVTGSADASLPASLPVSFAGLDAARSLAGLQAAGVPASNAGCNALDDAACARTARLLVLGSGLVASDTLEATVRSRLAAGLPVLYLHGNAWSDSDSGRQVLSAMALTFGPYGGNYWDKDAVAPGRSAAAAAQAASQFNTLLPLAAQAATNTWRQDFDWSRCTSSVGTTECSAVPGLSAWNAGVESLRAAVNGFNSAGRNVFATADTTLLRLWLLWADSVRREIRYPLDKAGDAALFQRAYLADALVGYVRERGTAQPDLGSYAGAAQAAMKPSATEETITLKLPNSGGFTAIGRMAVPGRPLRVTLVDAGGASVALALNTMRTGSTKTWNPRSYNRPRFLQSPGMPLAKGRALPVVSPYGGTLQLHYSQAAAGQTVTLRVQGAARHPFFDATAGGDLAAARQAFIRALDAGDADWAEMKMQGVEIHSRIDKMRSVIVDAYANDLERYLQEMAELFIYDAYQLAGFALPNRPLPAAVLQACQARGWDCTSASLHGLTQVQHINADAYAHCGAGCSGNPYDQSWGVTPRGWGESHEVGHNLQVGALNVYGGRSSEVSNNIFPLHKNWRLKRELGDTRDDTRVSYREAFDLILAGRGQADPVQGVYDRIWADDGYAVQNGIRLAFYLQWVHYWAERQGNEARGWDIWTLLYLHQRLASRSDWAANKASLGFSTFGERPSLDGNDHLLIALSWLTQRDQRPVFALWGLRTSAAAQAQVQAYGFAAERAFFYANTSTNDHAKVRRVDMGVAQPAWPF, from the coding sequence GTGACCCCCTTCATTTCGCCAAGCGCGCCGACCCCTGCCGCCCGCGGCCGGCCACACCCCTCCTTGCGCCTGGCGCTGTCGATGGCGGCACTGCTGCTGCTGCATGCCTGCGGCGGCGGCTCGTCCGACAGCCAGGACGGCGCCTCCAGCCACGCCGGTGGCTCCGCCGGGAGCACCGCACCCCGGCCAGGGGCCGCCGATCCGCGCGACACCGCACTCGATGCCGCGCTGGCCAGCGGCGATGCCTCGGCGCTGACCGACCCGGCCTTCGTCGCCACGCGGCTGCGGGTGCGCATGCAGTTCGTGGCCGCGGCCCAGGACGCGCGCCTGAAGAGCCTGCTCGAAGGCGTGAGCAGCGAATACCAGCCCGGCGCCCAGAGCCACTGGGTGCAGCCGGCCAACATCGAGCTGGCCCAGCCCTACATCGTCGGCGACAAGGGCCGGCAGCTGGCCAGCCTGAGCCTGGCCGAGGGCGGCCGCTCGGCCGGCTACGGGGTGCAGGTGCTGGAGCAGCTGCGCAGCGGCAGCAACCTGGCGCATGCGCCGGCGCTGGCGCGGCTGGTGCGCTGGCTGGTCACCGGCAGCGCCGACGCCAGCCTGCCGGCCTCGCTGCCGGTGAGCTTCGCCGGGCTGGACGCCGCCCGCTCGCTGGCCGGCCTGCAGGCCGCTGGCGTGCCGGCGAGCAACGCCGGCTGCAATGCGCTCGACGACGCGGCCTGCGCGCGCACCGCCCGCCTGCTGGTGCTGGGCAGCGGCCTGGTCGCCAGCGACACCCTCGAAGCCACCGTGCGCAGCCGCCTGGCCGCCGGCCTGCCGGTGCTCTACCTGCACGGCAACGCCTGGTCCGACAGTGATTCCGGCCGCCAGGTGCTGTCCGCGATGGCGCTCACCTTCGGCCCCTACGGCGGCAACTACTGGGACAAGGACGCGGTGGCGCCCGGCCGCAGCGCGGCGGCGGCCGCGCAGGCGGCATCGCAGTTCAACACCCTGCTGCCGCTGGCGGCGCAGGCGGCCACCAACACCTGGCGGCAGGACTTCGACTGGTCGCGGTGCACCAGCTCGGTCGGCACCACCGAATGCAGTGCCGTGCCGGGCCTCTCGGCCTGGAACGCGGGCGTCGAGTCCCTGCGGGCCGCGGTCAACGGCTTCAACTCGGCCGGCCGCAATGTCTTCGCCACTGCCGACACCACGCTGCTGAGGCTGTGGCTGCTGTGGGCGGACAGCGTGCGCCGCGAGATCCGCTACCCGCTGGACAAGGCGGGCGATGCGGCCCTGTTCCAGCGTGCCTACCTGGCCGATGCGCTGGTGGGCTACGTGCGCGAGCGCGGCACGGCGCAGCCCGACCTCGGCAGCTACGCCGGAGCCGCCCAGGCGGCCATGAAACCCTCGGCCACCGAGGAGACGATCACCCTCAAGCTGCCCAACAGCGGCGGCTTCACCGCCATCGGCCGCATGGCGGTGCCGGGCCGGCCGTTGCGGGTGACGCTGGTCGATGCCGGCGGCGCCAGCGTGGCGCTGGCCCTCAACACCATGCGCACCGGCTCCACCAAGACCTGGAACCCGCGCTCCTACAACCGCCCGCGCTTCCTGCAAAGCCCCGGCATGCCGCTGGCGAAGGGCCGGGCGCTACCGGTGGTCAGCCCCTATGGCGGCACGCTGCAGCTGCACTACAGCCAGGCGGCGGCCGGGCAGACGGTGACGCTGCGGGTGCAGGGCGCCGCGCGCCATCCCTTCTTCGACGCCACCGCTGGTGGCGACCTGGCGGCGGCCCGGCAGGCCTTCATCCGCGCGCTCGACGCGGGCGACGCCGACTGGGCCGAGATGAAGATGCAGGGTGTGGAAATCCATTCCCGCATCGACAAAATGCGCAGCGTGATTGTCGACGCCTATGCCAACGACCTGGAGCGTTACCTGCAGGAGATGGCCGAGCTGTTCATCTATGACGCCTACCAGCTGGCCGGCTTCGCGCTGCCGAACCGGCCGCTGCCTGCGGCGGTGCTGCAGGCCTGCCAGGCGCGCGGCTGGGACTGCACCAGTGCCTCGCTGCATGGCCTGACGCAGGTGCAGCACATCAATGCCGACGCCTATGCCCATTGCGGCGCCGGCTGCTCGGGCAACCCCTATGACCAGAGCTGGGGCGTCACGCCGCGCGGCTGGGGCGAGAGCCACGAGGTGGGCCACAACCTGCAGGTGGGGGCGCTGAACGTGTACGGCGGCCGCAGCAGCGAGGTCAGCAACAACATCTTCCCACTGCACAAGAACTGGCGCCTGAAGCGCGAGCTGGGCGACACGCGCGACGACACCCGTGTGAGCTACCGCGAGGCTTTCGACCTGATCCTGGCCGGCCGTGGCCAGGCGGACCCGGTGCAGGGCGTCTACGACCGCATCTGGGCCGACGACGGCTATGCGGTGCAGAACGGCATCCGGCTCGCCTTCTATCTGCAGTGGGTGCACTACTGGGCCGAGCGCCAGGGCAACGAAGCCCGCGGCTGGGACATCTGGACCCTGCTCTACCTGCACCAGCGCCTGGCCAGCCGCAGCGACTGGGCGGCGAACAAGGCCAGCCTCGGCTTCTCCACCTTCGGCGAGCGGCCCAGCCTGGACGGCAACGACCACCTGCTGATCGCCCTGTCCTGGCTGACCCAGCGCGACCAGCGCCCGGTGTTCGCGCTGTGGGGCCTGCGCACCTCGGCGGCCGCCCAGGCGCAGGTGCAGGCCTACGGCTTCGCGGCCGAGCGGGCCTTCTTCTATGCCAACACCAGCACCAACGACCACGCCAAGGTCAGGCGGGTCGACATGGGCGTGGCGCAGCCGGCCTGGCCGTTCTGA
- a CDS encoding acyl-CoA dehydrogenase family protein, with amino-acid sequence MSQPLRLAESPATAPAPGRRPSSLDAVPALAERLAQQLEAGAAERDRAGGHAAAERELIRASGLLALSVPRSHGGWGGDWPLLLRVVRRLAQADSALAHVFAFHHLQLAGVLLYGSEAQQRHFLRETVEQDLFWGNALNPLDLATSASRSGQGWLIDGRKSFASGSVGSDRLTVSAWHAATQTALIAVLPTRREGVTVEPDWDAFGQRQTDSGTVRFERVWVSDAEVLQPPGVPPTPQATLRSQVAQLIMANLYLGIGEGARQAALHYLRQHGRPWFAAGVASALDDPYVQHRHGEFAVQLRGAELLADAAAGLLDQALYLGPAVSAEQRGEVAVAVAQAKVAAHRAGVEVSSQLFELTGARSTARGLGLDRYWRNVRVHTLHDPIDYKLRDLGRHALSGRYPEPTAYS; translated from the coding sequence ATGAGCCAGCCCCTGCGCCTTGCCGAGAGTCCCGCCACCGCCCCTGCCCCCGGGCGCCGCCCGTCCAGCCTGGACGCGGTGCCCGCCCTGGCCGAGCGGCTGGCGCAGCAGCTGGAAGCGGGCGCGGCCGAGCGCGACCGCGCCGGTGGCCACGCCGCCGCCGAACGCGAGCTGATCCGCGCCAGCGGCCTGCTGGCCCTGAGCGTGCCGCGCTCGCATGGCGGCTGGGGTGGCGACTGGCCGCTGCTGCTGCGGGTGGTGCGCCGGCTGGCCCAGGCCGACAGTGCGCTGGCGCATGTGTTCGCCTTCCACCACCTGCAGCTGGCCGGTGTGCTGCTTTATGGCAGCGAGGCGCAGCAACGCCACTTTCTGCGCGAGACGGTCGAGCAAGACCTGTTCTGGGGCAATGCGCTGAACCCGCTGGACTTGGCCACCAGCGCCAGCCGCAGCGGCCAGGGCTGGCTGATCGATGGCCGCAAGAGCTTCGCCTCCGGCTCGGTGGGCTCGGACCGCCTGACGGTCTCCGCCTGGCATGCGGCGACGCAGACGGCCCTCATCGCGGTGCTGCCAACGCGCCGCGAAGGTGTCACCGTCGAGCCCGACTGGGATGCCTTCGGCCAGCGCCAGACCGACAGCGGCACGGTGCGCTTCGAGCGTGTCTGGGTCTCGGATGCCGAGGTGCTGCAGCCGCCCGGCGTGCCGCCGACGCCGCAGGCCACGCTGCGCTCGCAGGTGGCGCAGCTGATCATGGCCAACCTCTACCTCGGCATTGGCGAGGGCGCCCGCCAGGCCGCGCTGCACTACCTGCGGCAGCACGGCCGGCCCTGGTTCGCCGCTGGCGTGGCCAGCGCGCTGGACGACCCCTATGTGCAGCACCGCCACGGCGAGTTCGCCGTGCAGCTGCGCGGCGCCGAACTGCTGGCCGACGCCGCGGCCGGCCTGCTGGACCAGGCGCTCTACCTGGGCCCGGCGGTCAGCGCCGAGCAGCGCGGCGAAGTGGCAGTGGCCGTGGCCCAGGCCAAGGTGGCCGCGCACCGGGCCGGTGTGGAGGTCAGCTCGCAGTTGTTCGAGCTGACCGGCGCCCGCTCCACCGCCCGCGGCCTGGGGCTGGACCGCTACTGGCGCAACGTGCGGGTGCACACGCTGCACGACCCGATCGACTACAAGCTGCGCGACCTCGGCCGCCATGCCTTGAGCGGCCGCTATCCGGAGCCGACGGCTTATTCCTGA
- a CDS encoding MetQ/NlpA family ABC transporter substrate-binding protein, translating to MKHLLVLAPRRLALALALALALVLLLAAALPASAQDVVRLGVTAGPHAQIAEVARQVAERDGLRLQVVEFQDYIQPNAALDAGDLDANSYQHLPFLQSQVQARGYRISPVGYTVSFPMGFYSKRYKSLAELPQGARIGIQNDPSNSGRALALLQQRGLIRLKPGAGLAATPVDIVANPKGLRIVQVEAAQLPRSLDDLDASAINTNYALQAGLVPARDSIAIEDAANPYANLIAVRTADKDRPWVAKLVRAFQSPEVRRLVETRFPGSMVPAF from the coding sequence ATGAAACACCTTCTTGTGCTTGCCCCCCGCCGCCTGGCCCTGGCCCTGGCCCTGGCCCTGGCCCTGGTGCTGCTGCTGGCGGCCGCCTTGCCGGCCTCGGCCCAGGACGTGGTCCGCCTCGGCGTCACGGCCGGCCCGCATGCCCAGATTGCCGAAGTGGCCCGCCAGGTCGCCGAGCGCGACGGCCTGCGGCTGCAGGTGGTGGAGTTCCAGGACTACATCCAGCCCAATGCCGCGCTGGACGCGGGCGACCTCGACGCCAACAGCTACCAGCACCTGCCCTTCCTGCAAAGCCAGGTACAGGCGCGCGGCTACCGCATCAGCCCGGTCGGCTACACCGTGAGTTTCCCAATGGGCTTCTATTCGAAGAGGTACAAGTCGCTGGCGGAGTTGCCGCAAGGCGCGCGCATCGGCATCCAGAACGACCCGTCCAACAGCGGCCGGGCGCTGGCACTGCTGCAGCAGCGCGGCCTGATCCGGCTCAAGCCGGGCGCGGGCCTGGCGGCCACGCCGGTCGACATCGTTGCCAATCCCAAGGGGCTGCGCATCGTGCAGGTGGAGGCCGCCCAGCTGCCGCGCTCGCTGGACGACCTGGACGCCTCGGCCATCAACACCAACTACGCGCTGCAGGCGGGGCTGGTGCCGGCGCGCGACAGCATCGCGATCGAGGACGCGGCCAACCCTTATGCCAACCTGATCGCGGTACGCACCGCCGACAAGGACCGCCCCTGGGTCGCCAAGCTGGTGCGGGCCTTCCAGTCGCCCGAGGTGCGCCGGCTGGTGGAGACCCGCTTCCCGGGCTCGATGGTGCCGGCGTTCTGA